One genomic region from Bactrocera tryoni isolate S06 chromosome 3, CSIRO_BtryS06_freeze2, whole genome shotgun sequence encodes:
- the LOC120770462 gene encoding homeobox protein 10-like, translated as MHSVNATTLQTIRKTFASASSTTTTNSSTITKSNSNSSNATDTIDTTTTTATTTSDNVVANVDAAETAPFTTTPPSPPTHSPFFSKLPVSPSFDEMFATSPFKSRIYDEFERFWRSFDHTT; from the exons ATGCACAGTGTGAACGCTACTACATTACAAACTATTCGTAAAACATTTGCTTCAGCTTCTAGTACTACTACTACCAACTCCTCCACCATAACCAAGTCCAACTCAAATTCCTCGAACGCTACCGATACAATCGATACTACTACCACTACTGCTACTACAACAAGCGACAATGTTGTTGCAAACG TCGACGCTGCTGAAACAGCGCCCTTTACAACAACACCACCATCACCACCAACCCATTCACCATTCTTTAGCAAGCTACCAGTATCGCCCTCCTTTGACGAGATGTTCGCCACGTCACCGTTCAAGAGCCGAATTTATGACGAATTCGAAAGATTTTGGCGTAGCTTTGACCATACCACATAG